ATGGCACGAGGGCGCGCTGCTCGGCATCGGTCCGGCGGCGAGCCTTTTCGATTTGTCCGCCGACGAGGGACAAGAACGCGATATCGCCGCCGAAAACCAGGCCCTCGTCTTGAAATTGCGCGCGAAGCTCGCCCAGTGGCAACGCGATATAGACGCGCAGGAAATGACCGTCAGCCCGAAAGCTGCCGCCGTTCTTTCAAGCAACCCGAAAAAATAACATCACCATCATGCATTCATACCTGAAGAAAATATCCGCCACCCTGTTCTGCCTTTCGCTCTGCGCGATCCTCACCTTGCCGATCTCCGCCGACGCGTGGAATCATAATGTCACGGAACACGGTGCCATCGGCGACGGGAAAACCCTGGACACCGCCGCCATCCAGAAAACCATCGATGCCTGTCACGCCGCGGGCGGCGGCACGGTTTATTTTCCAACAGGGAAATTTCTTTCCGGCACCATCCATCTGAAAAGCAACGTGACGCTCCACCTTTCGCCAGGCGCGACAGTGCTCGGCAGCAGGGACATCGCGGATTATCCCCCGCAGGAAAGCCTCTACTTGGAAGGCATCATCGATATCGACGGGAAAAACCAAAAGGGCTATCCGATGCGTCATTTCATCTATGCTTGCGGCGCGGAAAACATCGGCATCGAGGGGCGTGGTTTCATTGATGGCAACGGCGACTCGTTCTTCAATAATGACATCACCATCGCCCACGCCCGCCCCACCCCCCTGATTGAATTGATAGACTGCCGCAACATCCGCATCACCGATGTTGCCATCCGCAACGCGCCCGGCTGGACACTGCATCCGAAAAACTGCGACGGTGTTTATATACGGGGCATCTCAATCATAAATAACCTGCGCGCCATCAACAGTGACGGCATCGACGTCGATTCCTCGCGCAACGTCATCATCTCCGACTGCCACATCGAGGCAGGCGACGACTGTATTGTGTTAAAGACAACCAAGATGGGTGACGTCACACCGCCGGTGGAGAATGTCGTCGTGACCAACTGCGTGCTGCAAAGCTCCGCCACCGCGCTCAAGCTCGGCACCGAAAGCTACGGCGACTATCGCCGTGTGCTTTTCTCGAACTGTGTGATTCATTCCGCCCGCACCGGCCTGGGCCTCATCTGCAAGGACGGCGGCACGATGGAAAACGTGCGCTTCGATAATATCACCCTTCTCACCAAGCGCAAATGGAGCAAGGGCTACGAGATTCCCATTATCATCGAGCTCAGCAAACGCGGCAAATCCTCGCCCGATGGCATCGTGCGCAACATCGCCTTCAGCGACATTACTATCGAGACCAATGGTCGCGTGATGGTGCACGCCATCGACGGCCTCGCACTGGAAGATATCTCTTTCTCTAACATTTCCTACCGCATTGGCGGCTTCGAAACATTCAATGAAGCACGCGGGCCATCGCCGGTGACAAATAAATCCTTCGGTGCCATCCCTTCGGCCTTCATTTTCAAGAATGTGAAGGGCCTGCGCATCGCGAACCTGAACGCCGTCTGGCCTTCCGTCGAAAATGCGCCCGCCCGCAGCCTGCTCTATTTCGACAATGTGGAAAACCCCCTCATCGAGTCCATCCACGGCGGCGCCTCCACACCAAGTGCGGAGGCCATCAGCAGGCGGTAATAACACCACAGGTTTCCCATGGATAGAATTTCGCCGGATTTCTATTATCTAGAACCAAAATCATAATGATTTGAGCAATCCTCACTCATGAATCCGATGCCTCGTAAATCCACTCACGTATGCGCACGAGGCATTGGGCGTCGCCGTAGCCGCCGGGTTTCGTGATGACGAGGCGCGCGCCCTCAGGACAGAGCATGCGTGCCGCAATCACGCCCGGCTCGATTTCCGCGCGAAGCTCCAGTGCCGTGCCGCCAAGGCGGCGGCAAAGCGCGCGGGCGGTCTCGCCTCCGGTGACGAAAAGAGTGCCGACCAACGCAATGCGTGCGACGGTCTCCACGATGTTCCCCATCGCGGCCAGGGCATCCTCTGGCAGC
This genomic stretch from Termitidicoccus mucosus harbors:
- a CDS encoding glycoside hydrolase family 28 protein, which produces MHSYLKKISATLFCLSLCAILTLPISADAWNHNVTEHGAIGDGKTLDTAAIQKTIDACHAAGGGTVYFPTGKFLSGTIHLKSNVTLHLSPGATVLGSRDIADYPPQESLYLEGIIDIDGKNQKGYPMRHFIYACGAENIGIEGRGFIDGNGDSFFNNDITIAHARPTPLIELIDCRNIRITDVAIRNAPGWTLHPKNCDGVYIRGISIINNLRAINSDGIDVDSSRNVIISDCHIEAGDDCIVLKTTKMGDVTPPVENVVVTNCVLQSSATALKLGTESYGDYRRVLFSNCVIHSARTGLGLICKDGGTMENVRFDNITLLTKRKWSKGYEIPIIIELSKRGKSSPDGIVRNIAFSDITIETNGRVMVHAIDGLALEDISFSNISYRIGGFETFNEARGPSPVTNKSFGAIPSAFIFKNVKGLRIANLNAVWPSVENAPARSLLYFDNVENPLIESIHGGASTPSAEAISRR